Proteins from one methanogenic archaeon mixed culture ISO4-G1 genomic window:
- a CDS encoding cobaltochelatase subunit, with product MPSVDLRSFPFTAVLGMEDAKRAMECVLVNPNVKTVMIRGGQGSAKTVLARSVGRISGRRIINIPVNVSEEQLFGGMDIDATIKQGKAVMQPGLLSQADGNILYVDDVNLMDQRILMSLLNSVLDGRVVLEREGVSAEYDVDTALIATMNPVDSDVSSHVLDRFDLCAYADFPEAEEGRAEILRRNADFQKDPASFIERYKEEEDALVAKIERARKLLPLVSISDDLISVCVELAVKVLADGHRGDIAMINTAKALAALNDRDEVMKKDVEEAAMLCLAHRRNYVQEPPPEPPEPPEDQDDQDEDPPEDQDDDDKDDDQEDEEDEQDQDDQDDQEQTPPPDIDLQQLMDEMVFEIGDQFRVIDYLNDGNRKVSKTSAKKGRRMMVESSDSSGRYARSRIPAEKTHDIAFDATVRAAAPYQRQREKTGLAINIQKQDVREKVREMRAGCTILFLVDASGSLGVRKRMTAVKGAVLSMLRDSYVKRDRIGMMAFRRDSAELVLPPTRSVEYSYRKLEEMPTGGKTPLGEALMTVNQYMTSYSRAHVGEMCYIVIITDGRANVALNEGADANKEVLKLAEDMAIPQVKWIVIDASAGFIRFDNAEKLAQALEATYFRLEDLNADRLAESVRAVIR from the coding sequence ATGCCTTCAGTCGATCTGAGGTCCTTCCCCTTCACCGCCGTCCTCGGCATGGAAGATGCCAAGAGGGCGATGGAATGCGTACTGGTCAATCCCAACGTCAAGACGGTGATGATCAGGGGCGGACAGGGCTCCGCCAAGACTGTCCTAGCCAGATCCGTGGGCAGGATTTCCGGCAGAAGGATCATTAACATCCCGGTCAACGTCTCCGAGGAGCAGCTCTTCGGAGGGATGGACATCGATGCCACCATAAAGCAGGGCAAGGCCGTCATGCAGCCCGGACTGCTGTCGCAGGCCGACGGGAACATCCTGTACGTGGATGACGTCAACCTGATGGACCAGAGGATCCTCATGAGCCTCCTGAACTCCGTACTGGACGGAAGGGTCGTGCTGGAAAGGGAGGGCGTTTCCGCGGAATACGACGTGGACACCGCGCTCATCGCCACCATGAATCCCGTGGATTCGGATGTCAGCTCCCATGTCCTCGACCGTTTCGACCTCTGCGCGTATGCGGACTTCCCGGAAGCCGAGGAGGGCAGGGCGGAGATCCTGAGGCGCAACGCGGACTTCCAGAAGGATCCGGCCTCGTTCATCGAGAGATACAAGGAAGAGGAGGATGCCCTGGTCGCGAAGATCGAGAGGGCCCGCAAGCTCCTCCCGCTGGTATCCATCTCTGACGATCTGATAAGCGTCTGCGTGGAACTTGCTGTCAAGGTCCTGGCCGACGGCCACCGCGGCGACATAGCCATGATCAACACCGCCAAGGCGCTCGCCGCGCTCAATGACCGCGACGAGGTCATGAAGAAGGACGTCGAGGAAGCAGCGATGCTGTGTTTGGCACATAGGCGCAACTATGTGCAGGAACCCCCACCGGAACCCCCTGAGCCTCCCGAGGATCAGGATGATCAGGACGAGGATCCCCCTGAGGACCAGGACGACGATGACAAGGATGACGATCAGGAGGACGAGGAGGATGAACAGGATCAGGATGATCAAGACGATCAGGAACAGACCCCTCCGCCCGACATCGACCTCCAGCAGCTGATGGACGAGATGGTATTCGAGATCGGGGACCAGTTCAGGGTCATCGATTACCTCAACGACGGCAACAGGAAGGTCTCCAAGACCTCCGCGAAGAAGGGCCGCAGGATGATGGTGGAGAGTTCGGACTCGTCCGGACGCTACGCCCGCTCCAGGATACCCGCTGAGAAGACCCATGACATCGCCTTCGATGCCACGGTCAGAGCCGCCGCCCCGTACCAGAGGCAGAGGGAGAAGACCGGGCTCGCGATCAACATCCAGAAGCAGGATGTCAGGGAGAAGGTCCGCGAGATGCGCGCCGGATGCACCATACTGTTCCTCGTGGATGCCAGCGGATCGCTCGGAGTCAGGAAGAGGATGACCGCCGTCAAGGGCGCGGTCCTCTCCATGCTCAGGGACAGCTACGTCAAGAGGGACCGCATAGGCATGATGGCCTTCAGGCGCGATTCCGCCGAACTAGTGCTCCCGCCGACCAGATCGGTCGAGTACAGCTACAGGAAGCTGGAGGAGATGCCCACCGGAGGGAAGACCCCGCTGGGAGAGGCACTGATGACCGTCAACCAGTACATGACGTCCTACTCCCGCGCTCATGTCGGGGAGATGTGCTACATCGTCATCATCACGGACGGCCGCGCCAACGTGGCGCTGAACGAGGGCGCGGATGCCAACAAGGAAGTGCTGAAGCTCGCCGAGGACATGGCCATCCCGCAGGTCAAATGGATCGTCATAGATGCCAGTGC